From the Drosophila gunungcola strain Sukarami unplaced genomic scaffold, Dgunungcola_SK_2 000081F, whole genome shotgun sequence genome, one window contains:
- the LOC128264855 gene encoding uncharacterized protein LOC128264855, with translation MAKDQKGGDQQAYSVSTAESSSENQKRDQRARLIKALSRFKPRDANPLQFYNCVRELCIMHNCSIDEGLERAALTWPGLSMRQRELYDSQRHAELPIPVPRHLIYRAFQKESKGLWSLGRSSVGGKRTTRYTLESYKPPPKPSRIRSALIEKRPKYDNLLDLPPKEAARRVPPAPNRKFSRVSPSSGRRIRNLTPSPVVRSVRSIQKILSMASVQMKKSRRRRQRVKKVITPEPLAEKSTPGGSKLRRKKTTVKRKGPPSGGSKVKRSFKEGDELKTVHNWDLAIGCVRRRLTMHQPLKTRS, from the exons ATGGCCAAGGACCAAAAAGGTGGAGACCAGCAGGCGTATTCCGTATCCACCGCGGAATCCTCCTCAGAGAACCAAAAGCGGGATCAGCGGGCTCGTCTGATCAAGGCCTTGAGCCGCTTTAAGCCGCGGGATGCCAATCCGCTGCAGTTCTACAACTGCGTCCGCGAACTGTGCATCATGCACAACTGCAGCATTGACGAGGGACTGGAGCGGGCCGCCCTCACTTGGCCGGGACTCAGCATGCGCCAGCGGGAGCTCTACGATTCG CAACGTCACGCGGAGCTGCCAATCCCGGTGCCGCGGCACCTGATTTACCGCGCCTTCCAGAAGGAGAGCAAAGGCCTGTGGTCCCTAGGCCGCTCCTCGGTGGGTGGCAAGCGCACCACCCGCTACACCCTGGAATCCTACAAACCGCCCCCCAAACCATCCCGAATCAGGAGCGCACTGATTGAAAAGCGGCCCAAATACGATAATCTTTTGGATTTACCACCCAAAGAGGCGGCAAGGCGGGTACCGCCGGCACCCAATCGTAAATTTTCCAGGGTATCCCCCTCTTCCGGTCGCCGGATTCGGAATTTAACGCCATCTCCGGTCGTGAGGAGTGTCCGGTCCATTCAAAAAATCCTTTCGATGGCCAGTGTGCAAATGAAAAAGTCCAGAAGGCGGCGTCAACGGGTGAAGAAAGTAATTACTCCGGAACCGTTAGCGGAAAAGTCGACACCTGGTGGGTCCAAGTTGCGGAGAAAGAAGACGACCGTCAAACGAAAGGGTCCACCCAGCGGTGGGTCAAAGGTTAAGAGATCCTTTAAAGAGGGGGACGAACTGAAGACGGTCCACAACTGGGATCTAGCCATTGGCTGTGTTCGCCGGCGGCTCACGATGCACCAGCCTTTGAAGACCAGATCCTAA